In Pedobacter sp. SL55, the following proteins share a genomic window:
- a CDS encoding MbnP family protein: MKKILSILTIITVLFSSCDKDDTSPILDSSGKVAVNFDAVFGNADFALNTNFTAGTKTYNFNKFRYWVSNVVLVKANGEEYSVPKSYFLLEETAAVTVQDGAYTYPANKRELVELSDIPAGEYKGIKFGVGVESKYNDNLSLTIGELSQLNGMTNVSWMWHTSYIFTAVAGKVTESAVTKNIQVETGLNANYKSVSLNFPQNLKVGGTEASSINLKADVAKALDGIDVTATPIVGAAQATTMTTLANNYSTKVFSVASVN; encoded by the coding sequence ATGAAAAAGATTTTATCTATTCTTACCATCATTACCGTTTTATTCAGTTCGTGCGATAAAGACGATACATCACCAATTTTAGATAGTTCTGGCAAAGTTGCCGTTAATTTCGATGCTGTTTTTGGGAATGCTGATTTTGCATTGAACACCAATTTTACCGCTGGTACAAAAACCTACAACTTTAATAAGTTTAGGTATTGGGTAAGTAATGTAGTATTGGTAAAAGCCAACGGCGAAGAATACAGTGTACCAAAATCGTATTTCTTATTGGAAGAAACAGCTGCGGTAACTGTACAAGACGGGGCTTATACCTACCCAGCAAATAAAAGAGAATTGGTAGAACTAAGCGATATTCCTGCTGGCGAGTACAAAGGCATCAAATTCGGTGTAGGTGTAGAATCTAAATACAATGATAACCTAAGTTTAACAATTGGAGAGCTTTCTCAACTGAACGGCATGACCAATGTATCTTGGATGTGGCACACCAGTTACATCTTCACTGCCGTTGCCGGTAAAGTTACTGAGAGTGCTGTAACTAAAAATATACAGGTAGAAACTGGTTTAAATGCAAATTACAAAAGTGTTAGTTTAAACTTTCCGCAAAATTTAAAAGTAGGCGGTACCGAGGCTTCTAGCATTAACCTTAAGGCCGATGTAGCCAAAGCATTAGATGGCATTGACGTAACTGCCACCCCTATTGTGGGTGCAGCGCAGGCTACTACCATGACCACTTTGGCCAACAATTACAGCACCAAAGTTTTTAGCGTAGCTTCAGTAAACTAA
- a CDS encoding cytochrome-c peroxidase, which produces MSKAKAPILWLALALAVSSCKKEETALVATNENFRLNVPNNMPAWVDDIENPLTTTGVKLGRLLFYDKRLSGNNKISCASCHQQDLAFSDGVALNNIGVSKQPLHRHAPALFNLIWANNGLFWDGGSTNLESQAFGPLTAFDEMGQDLNALEVELKAIPEYRTLFEQAFKNGITSANVVKALAQFQRTLISANSKYDKYRRNEGVQLSAQELEGMTLVEQKCKGCHAGELFTDNNYHNNGLDANFSDDHEGIHQGRFRVSYQAADLSAFKTPSLRNVMLTAPYMHDGRFANIDQVLEHYNSGLKSSASIDQKLFQNSGQLGIPLAESQKAAIKAFLNALTDQDFTNNKDFSNPHQ; this is translated from the coding sequence ATGAGTAAGGCAAAGGCACCGATTTTATGGCTGGCTTTGGCACTAGCAGTTTCTTCTTGTAAAAAAGAAGAAACTGCTCTAGTAGCTACCAATGAGAATTTCCGTTTAAATGTACCGAATAATATGCCGGCTTGGGTTGATGATATAGAAAACCCATTGACTACCACCGGTGTGAAATTAGGCAGGCTGCTTTTTTACGATAAACGGCTATCGGGCAATAACAAAATTTCTTGCGCTTCTTGCCACCAACAAGATTTGGCATTTAGTGATGGAGTAGCCTTAAATAACATTGGCGTTTCTAAACAGCCCTTGCACAGGCATGCACCGGCATTGTTTAACCTAATTTGGGCCAACAACGGTTTATTTTGGGACGGTGGCTCTACCAATTTAGAGTCTCAAGCTTTTGGCCCATTAACCGCTTTTGATGAAATGGGGCAAGATTTGAACGCATTGGAAGTAGAACTGAAAGCGATACCTGAATATAGGACGCTTTTTGAGCAAGCATTTAAAAATGGTATTACTTCGGCAAATGTGGTAAAGGCTTTGGCTCAGTTTCAACGAACGCTAATCTCAGCAAATTCTAAGTACGATAAATACAGACGCAATGAAGGCGTTCAATTATCTGCGCAAGAATTAGAAGGTATGACTTTGGTAGAGCAAAAATGCAAAGGTTGCCACGCAGGAGAATTATTTACCGATAATAACTACCATAACAATGGTTTAGATGCCAATTTTAGTGATGACCATGAAGGTATTCATCAAGGAAGATTTAGGGTAAGCTACCAAGCTGCAGATTTGAGTGCATTTAAAACACCTTCGTTACGCAACGTAATGTTAACCGCCCCTTACATGCACGATGGCAGGTTTGCCAACATTGACCAAGTATTGGAGCATTACAATAGCGGACTGAAATCATCCGCAAGTATAGATCAAAAGCTTTTTCAAAATAGTGGGCAATTAGGCATCCCACTTGCCGAAAGCCAAAAGGCTGCCATCAAAGCATTTTTAAACGCACTCACCGATCAAGATTTTACAAACAATAAAGATTTTAGTAATCCACATCAATAA